A genomic segment from Deltaproteobacteria bacterium encodes:
- a CDS encoding virulence factor family protein, translated as MPRRRGSSRGLLLAAVCVLAACRRPAVAPHDSGEWGPYDLVRPRGEVRALAFLLSTASGIGGDDRAAAADLARLGVAVALVDTRVYLARLARGGGHAGSDCLDVPGAFVWTSHALEQELGLGAYRPPWVIGRGAGGLLAYAALAQSPAHALAGGVGVDVDDRVLAVARRLCGLAATPIRSGRRLGVYRVGAAWRFAATRRPAAALRTWRQGIDDRNDERAAIATTRARTYPAVVAEVMAPLLREQAAAPPGGRMPVVEVKPVSAHGVLVVIFSGDGGWRDIDKQVGGYLAARGFAVLGVDALSYFWEQRTPDETATDAAAMLRAYLALWRQPRAALVGYSFGADILPFVYNRLPADLRKRVVLVSLLAPSRTIEFEIHVTDWIAGADDGLPIPPEASRLPADKLQCVYGDEDAEDSLCTDPSTSPGTVERRPGDHHFDGDYAALGAAVEDAILRRLPRRAGK; from the coding sequence ATGCCGAGACGCCGAGGGTCGTCGCGGGGACTGCTGCTCGCGGCGGTGTGCGTGCTCGCCGCGTGCCGGCGGCCCGCCGTCGCGCCGCACGACAGCGGCGAATGGGGACCGTACGACCTTGTGCGGCCGCGCGGCGAGGTGCGGGCGCTCGCGTTCCTCCTGTCGACCGCCTCCGGCATCGGCGGCGACGATCGCGCCGCCGCCGCCGATCTCGCCCGCCTCGGCGTTGCGGTCGCGCTCGTCGACACGCGTGTCTATCTGGCGCGCCTGGCCCGCGGCGGCGGCCACGCAGGGAGCGACTGCCTCGACGTCCCGGGCGCGTTCGTATGGACGAGCCACGCGCTCGAGCAGGAGCTCGGGCTCGGCGCGTACCGGCCGCCGTGGGTGATCGGACGCGGCGCGGGCGGCCTCCTCGCCTATGCCGCGCTCGCGCAGTCCCCCGCGCACGCGCTCGCGGGCGGAGTCGGGGTCGACGTCGACGACCGCGTACTCGCGGTCGCGCGGCGGCTCTGCGGTCTCGCCGCGACTCCGATCCGGAGCGGGCGCCGGCTCGGCGTGTACCGGGTCGGCGCGGCGTGGCGCTTCGCCGCCACCAGGCGGCCGGCGGCCGCGCTCCGCACGTGGCGGCAGGGCATCGACGACCGCAACGACGAGCGCGCCGCGATCGCGACGACGCGCGCCCGGACGTATCCGGCGGTCGTCGCCGAGGTGATGGCGCCGCTGCTTCGCGAACAGGCCGCGGCGCCCCCGGGCGGGCGCATGCCCGTCGTCGAGGTGAAGCCGGTGAGCGCGCACGGCGTGCTCGTGGTCATCTTCTCCGGCGACGGCGGCTGGCGCGACATCGACAAGCAAGTCGGCGGCTACCTCGCGGCGCGCGGCTTCGCCGTCCTCGGCGTCGACGCGCTCAGCTACTTCTGGGAGCAGCGAACTCCCGACGAGACCGCCACGGACGCGGCGGCCATGCTGCGCGCCTACCTGGCGCTCTGGCGCCAGCCACGCGCGGCCCTCGTCGGCTATTCCTTCGGCGCCGACATTCTGCCGTTCGTCTACAACCGGCTCCCGGCCGATCTCCGCAAGCGGGTGGTGCTCGTGAGCCTCCTCGCGCCGAGCCGCACGATCGAGTTCGAGATCCACGTCACCGACTGGATCGCCGGCGCGGACGACGGCCTGCCGATCCCCCCGGAAGCATCCCGCCTTCCCGCCGACAAGCTCCAGTGCGTGTACGGCGACGAGGACGCCGAGGACTCGCTCTGCACCGACCCGTCGACGTCGCCAGGCACGGTCGAGCGCCGCCCCGGCGACCATCATTTCGACGGCGACTACGCCGCCCTCGGCGCGGCGGTCGAGGACGCGATCCTGCGGCGCCTGCCGCGGCGCGCGGGGAAGTGA